Proteins from a genomic interval of Verrucomicrobium sp.:
- a CDS encoding NAD(P)-dependent oxidoreductase encodes MKISVLGLGLIGAAWAKNLIDDGHEVRCWNRTPKDFPHFEPDAARATAGADAVFLVVADPPAVQAVLDLVLPALRPGQLVIQASTISAEWTRAFAAQVEKTGARFLEAPFTGSKPAAEARQTVFYLGGAEETVAQARPFLEPLSKTILHIGPLGSASSLKLAMNLNIAGVAEALCESLALSRAAGISDDVYFGALAQNVSQSGVAQLKQPKLRAADYAPQFSLKHMGKDLRLALETAASLSLPLEHTAHLRSLYERGLAAGWGEDDFIGLMRLLDKGAKRD; translated from the coding sequence ATGAAGATTTCCGTGTTGGGCCTGGGGCTGATCGGCGCCGCCTGGGCCAAGAACCTGATCGACGACGGCCACGAGGTCCGCTGCTGGAACCGGACGCCGAAGGACTTCCCCCATTTCGAGCCCGACGCGGCCCGCGCCACCGCCGGGGCCGACGCCGTTTTCCTCGTCGTCGCCGATCCGCCCGCCGTCCAGGCGGTGCTGGACCTGGTCCTGCCCGCGCTGCGCCCCGGCCAGCTGGTCATCCAGGCCAGCACGATCTCCGCCGAGTGGACCCGCGCCTTCGCCGCGCAGGTGGAGAAGACCGGCGCGCGCTTTTTGGAGGCCCCCTTCACCGGCAGCAAGCCGGCGGCGGAAGCCCGCCAGACCGTCTTCTACCTGGGCGGCGCGGAGGAAACCGTCGCCCAGGCGCGGCCCTTCCTGGAGCCCCTTTCCAAGACGATCCTCCACATCGGCCCGCTGGGGAGCGCCTCCAGCCTGAAGCTGGCGATGAACCTGAACATCGCCGGCGTGGCCGAGGCCCTCTGCGAAAGCCTGGCCCTCTCCCGGGCCGCGGGCATTTCCGACGACGTCTACTTCGGCGCCCTCGCGCAAAACGTCTCCCAATCCGGCGTGGCGCAGCTCAAGCAGCCGAAGCTGCGCGCCGCCGACTATGCCCCGCAGTTCTCCCTCAAGCACATGGGGAAGGACCTGCGCCTGGCCCTGGAAACCGCCGCCTCCCTCTCCCTGCCGCTGGAGCACACCGCCCACCTGCGGAGCCTCTATGAAAGGGGCCTGGCGGCGGGCTGGGGGGAGGACGACTTCATCGGCCTCATGCGGTTATTGGACAAAGGGGCGAAACGGGATTAG
- a CDS encoding GH32 C-terminal domain-containing protein codes for MKLARAAAAVWLLSIAAGWAAEPAIPADQASFYRELLRKEEADPLRYAGLWRPQYHFTPPFGYMNDPNGLVYFNGEWHLCYQYSRLPDALNTGTYWGHATSEDLVHWKLLGPVIAPDALGSVFSGSTVLDARNQSGLFPGGQPGLVSFFTYHLKGAGQSQAMAYSPDGQSWFKYPGNPVIPALPNEPSFRDPKVFWYAPGNKWVLVVGAARLHIYSSTNLREWREESAAPIPTECPDLFELPVDGGPQKKWVLSRAGAAYQIGSFDGKAFTAETDALPLSHRSALYASQSWSGAPDGRRVFISWLSRFDQPRVGTPWAGAQSLPVDLSLRKLPEGICLFETPAPELEDLRGEKREWENLAIDPAAPKILPSGIERELELVLEPGAAKRCGLILRKGPSEETRVTYDAEKHLLLLDRSRAGRLGMADEKPVVEAPLDPVDGKIRLRVYLDDSIVEVFANDGYRHVAGWVFPSPSSDGCALFAEGGKARCVSLVDYTMGSIWRDEDALLPPHLLTGRSYYKVAIGQRQAVGAQVFPRSIDTAPIEWKSSNPAIVAVQAADARNATAIALAPGQAVLTASLPGKKLSGTVTIAAYEKSFRTNAGPWEPEKDEDWIEVPGGMQGAANGRRAYLNAKGLRRGVLEASLTLAPDSRAGLTVRDNGRHKFCYTLSFDQASGQARLFRTADFRQEDLGTAPFPAASPLAVAVRLQNGRALFEAGGQRLFDVEDNTADIPDGARNVSLVVEKGNAVFQDVKAAPEK; via the coding sequence ATGAAACTAGCGCGCGCCGCGGCGGCGGTTTGGCTCCTATCCATCGCGGCGGGCTGGGCGGCGGAACCCGCCATTCCGGCCGACCAGGCATCCTTTTACCGGGAGCTCCTGCGGAAAGAGGAGGCGGATCCGCTCCGCTACGCCGGCCTGTGGCGGCCGCAATACCACTTCACCCCGCCCTTCGGGTACATGAACGACCCGAACGGGCTGGTCTATTTCAATGGGGAGTGGCACCTGTGCTACCAGTATTCGCGGCTGCCGGACGCCCTCAACACCGGCACCTACTGGGGCCACGCGACAAGCGAGGACCTGGTCCACTGGAAGCTCCTGGGCCCCGTCATCGCGCCCGACGCGCTGGGCTCCGTCTTCTCCGGCAGCACCGTCCTGGACGCGCGCAACCAAAGCGGCCTTTTCCCCGGCGGGCAGCCGGGCTTGGTCTCCTTCTTCACCTACCATCTGAAGGGCGCCGGCCAGAGCCAAGCCATGGCCTACAGCCCGGACGGCCAGTCCTGGTTCAAATATCCCGGCAACCCGGTCATCCCCGCCCTGCCGAACGAGCCCTCCTTCCGCGACCCAAAGGTCTTTTGGTACGCGCCGGGAAACAAGTGGGTCCTCGTCGTCGGCGCGGCGCGCCTCCACATCTACTCCTCCACGAATTTGCGGGAGTGGCGGGAGGAGAGCGCCGCCCCCATCCCCACGGAGTGCCCGGACCTCTTCGAGCTGCCGGTCGACGGCGGCCCGCAAAAAAAATGGGTCCTTTCCCGCGCGGGGGCGGCGTATCAAATCGGGTCCTTCGACGGCAAGGCCTTCACCGCCGAAACCGACGCCCTCCCCCTTTCCCACCGCAGCGCCCTCTACGCCTCCCAAAGCTGGAGCGGCGCGCCCGACGGGCGGCGCGTTTTCATAAGCTGGCTGAGCCGCTTCGATCAGCCCCGCGTCGGCACCCCCTGGGCGGGCGCGCAGAGCCTCCCCGTCGACCTCTCCCTGAGGAAACTCCCGGAAGGGATCTGCCTCTTTGAAACGCCCGCGCCGGAACTGGAAGACTTGCGCGGGGAAAAGAGGGAGTGGGAAAACCTGGCCATCGACCCTGCCGCGCCAAAGATCCTGCCCTCCGGCATCGAGCGGGAATTGGAGCTGGTCCTGGAACCCGGCGCGGCCAAACGCTGCGGCCTCATCCTGCGCAAGGGCCCGAGCGAGGAGACCCGCGTTACCTACGACGCGGAGAAGCACCTTCTCCTGCTGGACCGCTCCCGCGCCGGACGGCTGGGCATGGCCGACGAAAAGCCCGTCGTCGAGGCCCCTCTCGACCCCGTCGACGGAAAAATCCGCCTCCGCGTCTACCTGGACGACTCGATCGTCGAGGTCTTCGCCAACGACGGCTACCGCCACGTGGCGGGCTGGGTCTTTCCCTCCCCATCCAGCGACGGCTGCGCGCTCTTCGCCGAAGGGGGCAAGGCCCGCTGCGTTTCCCTGGTCGACTACACGATGGGCTCCATTTGGCGCGACGAGGACGCCCTCCTGCCGCCCCACCTCCTGACCGGCCGCTCCTACTACAAAGTCGCCATCGGGCAGCGCCAAGCCGTCGGCGCGCAGGTCTTCCCGCGCTCCATCGACACCGCGCCGATCGAATGGAAGTCGAGCAACCCCGCCATCGTCGCCGTCCAGGCGGCCGACGCCCGGAACGCCACCGCCATCGCCCTCGCGCCGGGCCAGGCCGTCCTCACCGCCTCCCTCCCGGGCAAAAAACTCTCCGGCACGGTGACCATCGCCGCCTACGAGAAAAGCTTCCGCACCAACGCCGGGCCGTGGGAGCCGGAAAAGGATGAAGACTGGATCGAGGTGCCCGGCGGCATGCAGGGCGCCGCCAACGGCCGCCGCGCCTATCTCAACGCCAAGGGATTGCGCCGCGGCGTGCTGGAAGCCTCCCTTACCCTCGCCCCGGACAGCCGCGCGGGGCTGACCGTGCGGGACAACGGCCGCCACAAATTCTGCTACACCCTCTCCTTCGACCAGGCGTCCGGCCAAGCCCGCCTCTTCAGAACGGCCGACTTCAGGCAGGAAGACCTCGGCACGGCCCCCTTCCCCGCCGCCTCCCCCCTGGCGGTGGCCGTCCGCCTGCAGAACGGGCGCGCCCTCTTCGAGGCCGGCGGGCAGCGGCTCTTCGACGTGGAGGACAACACCGCCGACATCCCGGACGGCGCGCGCAACGTCTCCCTGGTGGTGGAAAAAGGCAATGCCGTCTTCCAGGACGTCAAGGCCGCGCCGGAGAAGTAG